A single genomic interval of Panthera uncia isolate 11264 chromosome A1 unlocalized genomic scaffold, Puncia_PCG_1.0 HiC_scaffold_17, whole genome shotgun sequence harbors:
- the ARF1 gene encoding ADP-ribosylation factor 1 translates to MGNIFANLFKGLFGKKEMRILMVGLDAAGKTTILYKLKLGEIVTTIPTIGFNVETVEYKNISFTVWDVGGQDKIRPLWRHYFQNTQGLIFVVDSNDRERVNEAREELMRMLAEDELRDAVLLVFANKQDLPNAMNAAEITDKLGLHSLRHRNWYIQATCATSGDGLYEGLDWLSNQLRNQK, encoded by the exons ATGGGAAATATCTTCGCAAACCTCTTCAAGGGCCTATTTGGCAAAAAAGAGATGCGCATTCTCATGGTGGGCCTGGATGCTGCAGGGAAGACCACCATCCTGTACAAACTGAAGCTGGGTGAGATTGTGACCACCATTCCCACCATAG GCTTTAACGTGGAGACAGTGGAGTACAAGAACATCAGCTTCACCGTGTGGGACGTGGGCGGCCAGGACAAGATCCGGCCCCTGTGGCGCCACTACTTCCAGAACACACAAG GCCTCATCTTCGTGGTGGACAGCAACGACAGAGAGCGTGTGAACGAGGCCCGTGAGGAGCTCATGAGGATGTTGGCGGAGGACGAGCTCAGGGATGCCGTCCTGCTGGTGTTCGCCAACAAGCAG GACCTCCCGAACGCCATGAATGCAGCCGAGATCACGGACAAGCTGGGCCTGCACTCGCTGCGCCACAGGAACTGGTACATTCAGGCCACCTGTGCCACCAGCGGGGACGGGCTCTATGAGGGACTGGACTGGCTGTCCAATCAGCTCCGGAACCAGAAGTGA